A window of the Streptomyces sp. NBC_01351 genome harbors these coding sequences:
- a CDS encoding acyl carrier protein: MEPDILAEITSMLVEIVGDEYLLAEEVTMETTFNEDLALESVEFVALAELLHHRYGADVDLMGFLAEKDMDAILAMSVGELVTHIGRITHASLARTSAAATAAAAG; encoded by the coding sequence ATGGAACCTGACATCCTCGCCGAGATCACCTCCATGCTCGTGGAAATCGTCGGCGACGAGTACCTGCTCGCGGAGGAGGTAACGATGGAGACGACCTTCAACGAGGATCTCGCGCTGGAGAGCGTCGAGTTCGTCGCGCTCGCCGAACTGCTGCACCACCGCTACGGCGCCGATGTGGACCTCATGGGGTTCCTCGCGGAGAAGGACATGGACGCCATCCTCGCGATGTCCGTCGGTGAACTCGTCACGCACATCGGCCGGATCACGCACGCCTCCCTCGCCCGCACCTCCGCGGCGGCCACCGCCGCCGCGGCCGGCTGA
- a CDS encoding alpha/beta fold hydrolase has product MAVVLAGSLSFHVQRLPADAGAAPDRPVVVFLHGLVVDNLSSFYCPLAVPVARAGYETVLYDLRGHGRTERPPTGYDSRTAVRDLFALLGALDLGGRPVHLVGNSYGGTLALHAALARPDLVAGLTLLEPPLSGGWVENMVDTLSAAALSLEDSPVPTELLGLRLRKAANLTAIADALLNRTTLIDDIAGSRTFTPADYARLRCPVLIVCGEHSELVPGARELVRYAPDVASIEILPGLGHDVLKESSGALRKTVLAHLDAASGLAQESAEAYSGDARAGALVR; this is encoded by the coding sequence ATGGCCGTCGTCCTCGCGGGCTCCCTGAGCTTCCACGTCCAGCGGCTCCCGGCAGACGCCGGGGCCGCCCCCGACCGGCCCGTCGTCGTCTTCCTGCACGGGCTCGTCGTCGACAACCTGTCGTCCTTCTACTGCCCGTTGGCCGTCCCCGTGGCACGGGCCGGGTACGAGACCGTCCTCTACGATCTGCGCGGCCACGGACGCACCGAACGGCCGCCCACCGGCTACGACAGCCGCACCGCCGTACGGGACCTCTTCGCGCTGCTCGGCGCCCTGGACCTCGGCGGGCGCCCCGTCCACCTGGTCGGCAACAGCTACGGCGGCACGCTCGCCCTGCACGCCGCCCTGGCCCGGCCCGACCTCGTCGCCGGGCTCACCCTCCTCGAACCCCCGCTCAGCGGCGGCTGGGTGGAGAACATGGTGGACACCCTCTCGGCCGCCGCGCTCAGCCTGGAGGACAGCCCGGTCCCGACCGAGCTGCTCGGCCTGCGGCTGCGCAAGGCCGCCAACCTGACGGCCATCGCCGACGCCCTCCTCAACCGCACCACGCTGATCGACGACATCGCCGGGAGCCGCACCTTCACCCCGGCCGACTACGCCCGGCTGCGCTGCCCGGTGCTGATCGTCTGCGGAGAGCACTCCGAACTCGTGCCGGGTGCACGAGAGCTGGTCCGGTACGCCCCGGACGTCGCGTCGATCGAGATCCTGCCGGGCCTGGGCCACGACGTACTCAAGGAGAGCAGCGGGGCGCTGCGCAAGACCGTACTGGCCCATCTCGACGCCGCGTCCGGCCTGGCCCAGGAATCCGCGGAGGCCTACTCCGGCGACGCGCGGGCGGGAGCTCTGGTCCGATGA
- a CDS encoding glycosyltransferase gives MRVLFTVPPLAGHVNPTVAVGSELAARGHEIAWTGPASALAGLLPARARILPAGEEAGGREIGGTYAELHERWRDLRGVGALRFLWEEALVPLARAMVPGVTRAVHSFEPDVLVADQQALAGPLVARRLGVPWATSASTSAELTRPFADFPKVGEWVAGQIAGLVAEFGPDGKGSGEGSRDGSGEGGGWDPRFSERLVLVFSTPELVGQAEEFPSHFAFVGPAFGARPAPPDFPWQRLDPARKRVLVSLGTLNQEAGGRFYRSVLGAAERLAGEVQLILAAPAALIGDPPGHVLLQERVPQLELLPHLDAVVCHGGHNTVCESLAHGLPLVVAPIRDDQPIVARQVVEAGAGVRVRFGRTRAEELRDALTAVLDDPGPRRAARRIQASFAAAGGAAAAADRLEKLL, from the coding sequence ATGAGGGTGCTCTTCACGGTGCCCCCGCTCGCCGGGCACGTCAATCCGACCGTGGCCGTCGGCTCCGAACTGGCGGCCCGGGGCCACGAGATCGCCTGGACCGGTCCGGCCTCCGCACTGGCCGGACTGCTGCCGGCGCGGGCCCGGATCCTCCCGGCCGGCGAGGAGGCCGGCGGCCGGGAGATCGGCGGCACCTACGCCGAGCTGCACGAACGGTGGCGCGATCTGCGCGGGGTCGGGGCGCTGCGCTTCCTCTGGGAGGAGGCCCTCGTCCCACTGGCCCGGGCCATGGTCCCGGGGGTGACCCGGGCGGTGCACTCCTTCGAGCCGGACGTGCTGGTCGCCGACCAGCAGGCCCTGGCCGGACCGCTGGTCGCCCGGCGGCTCGGCGTCCCGTGGGCCACGTCCGCCAGTACCTCGGCCGAACTCACCCGCCCTTTCGCGGACTTCCCGAAGGTCGGGGAGTGGGTCGCGGGGCAGATCGCCGGACTGGTCGCCGAGTTCGGGCCCGACGGGAAGGGGAGCGGGGAGGGGAGCAGGGACGGGAGCGGGGAAGGGGGAGGCTGGGACCCCAGGTTCTCGGAGCGGCTGGTCCTCGTCTTCTCCACTCCCGAACTGGTGGGGCAGGCCGAGGAGTTCCCTTCGCACTTCGCCTTCGTCGGACCGGCCTTCGGGGCCCGTCCGGCACCTCCCGACTTCCCCTGGCAGCGGCTGGACCCGGCACGCAAACGGGTCCTCGTGTCGCTGGGCACCCTCAACCAGGAAGCGGGCGGCCGCTTCTACCGGTCCGTGCTGGGCGCCGCCGAACGGCTCGCCGGGGAGGTGCAGCTGATCCTGGCGGCCCCCGCCGCCCTGATCGGGGATCCGCCCGGCCACGTCCTGCTCCAGGAGCGGGTCCCGCAGCTGGAACTGCTGCCGCACCTGGACGCGGTGGTCTGCCACGGCGGCCACAACACCGTCTGCGAGTCCCTCGCGCACGGGCTGCCGCTGGTCGTCGCCCCGATCAGGGACGACCAGCCGATCGTGGCCCGCCAGGTCGTCGAGGCGGGGGCCGGGGTCCGGGTGCGGTTCGGCAGGACCCGGGCCGAGGAACTGCGCGACGCGCTCACGGCCGTGCTGGACGATCCCGGCCCCCGCCGGGCCGCCCGGCGGATCCAGGCCTCATTCGCCGCGGCGGGCGGGGCCGCCGCCGCGGCCGACCGGTTGGAGAAGCTCTTATGA
- a CDS encoding class I SAM-dependent methyltransferase, with translation MTPPPLPRLPRIHWVPAVLLAALGAGTVRTRRRLRAIPVLPLVPPAATAVPRAAGWRLLTARGVEPDAATFLAACAHAEREGLRVLDLLPADLAAERVLGLLRLVDPAGYREDLLGEGRGAGFAVLVRDEVLARAGVEAGGPYPEPAELLALTRRLKEYAADATGLAIAPALSCGPPGETRGAARAAELRAQGIPPGALAAAQLGGLALLAAAVVRQGRWGAAAAGLYWLQPYLALGGTGSPLRPADLARATAARPLRSLGAAVRTASAAARHREGPDTAKAAAYRAELAAGTDRFLEARRPDCPWCGSWRLTVRVRVPDLLQGKPGRFTLERCEDCGHVFQNPRLTLEGLEFYYRDFYDGRGGEGAGTVFGRLGAAYRSRAEMLRPYAVPASWLDVGTGHGHFCNAARAVWPGTRFDGLDMGDGVRGAERRGWVETGYQGQFPEFASKLAGQYEVVSMYHYLEHTRDPLAELDAAAAVLAPGGYLAIELPDPQSRMAGLLGPAWLPWFQPQHQHLIPAANLREALTDRGLTVLAEQHGPAHQGNDFFGAVALTATRLAPDPDRPWGPPPTPAGRARAAAVRVASLPFFAAAAALDALRTAAAHHTDGGNAYRLLARKDTR, from the coding sequence ATGACACCACCCCCGCTCCCCCGCCTCCCCCGGATCCACTGGGTCCCGGCGGTGCTGCTGGCCGCGCTCGGTGCGGGCACCGTGCGCACCCGGCGGCGGTTGCGGGCGATCCCCGTGCTGCCCCTGGTCCCGCCCGCGGCCACCGCGGTGCCGCGGGCCGCCGGGTGGCGGCTGCTCACCGCCCGGGGTGTCGAACCGGACGCGGCCACGTTCCTCGCCGCCTGTGCGCACGCCGAGCGGGAGGGGCTGCGGGTGCTGGACCTGCTGCCGGCGGATCTGGCGGCCGAGCGGGTGCTCGGGCTGCTGCGGCTGGTGGACCCGGCGGGCTACCGGGAGGACCTGCTGGGCGAGGGGCGGGGGGCCGGGTTCGCCGTGCTCGTCAGGGACGAGGTACTGGCCCGGGCCGGGGTGGAGGCGGGCGGGCCGTACCCCGAGCCGGCGGAACTCCTCGCGCTCACCCGCCGCTTGAAGGAGTACGCGGCCGACGCGACGGGGCTGGCCATCGCCCCGGCGCTGAGCTGCGGGCCGCCCGGCGAGACCCGGGGTGCGGCACGGGCCGCCGAGCTGCGGGCCCAGGGGATCCCGCCGGGGGCCCTGGCCGCCGCGCAGCTCGGCGGGCTGGCGCTGCTCGCGGCTGCCGTCGTACGCCAGGGGCGGTGGGGTGCGGCCGCGGCCGGGCTGTACTGGCTGCAGCCGTACCTCGCGCTGGGCGGGACGGGCTCCCCGCTGCGCCCGGCCGATCTGGCCCGGGCCACCGCCGCCCGGCCGCTGCGCTCCCTGGGCGCTGCCGTGCGTACGGCCTCGGCGGCGGCCCGCCACCGGGAGGGTCCGGACACCGCCAAGGCCGCGGCCTACCGGGCCGAACTGGCCGCCGGCACCGACCGGTTCCTGGAAGCGCGCCGCCCGGACTGCCCGTGGTGCGGCTCGTGGCGACTGACCGTACGGGTCCGCGTCCCGGACCTGCTCCAGGGCAAGCCCGGCCGGTTCACGCTGGAGCGCTGCGAGGACTGCGGGCACGTGTTCCAGAACCCCCGGCTGACCTTGGAGGGGCTGGAGTTCTACTACCGCGACTTCTACGACGGGCGCGGCGGCGAGGGGGCCGGCACGGTCTTCGGGCGGCTCGGCGCGGCCTACCGGAGCCGGGCCGAGATGCTCCGCCCGTACGCCGTTCCCGCGTCCTGGCTGGACGTCGGGACCGGGCACGGCCACTTCTGCAACGCGGCGCGGGCCGTCTGGCCGGGTACCCGGTTCGACGGGCTGGACATGGGCGACGGGGTCCGCGGGGCGGAGCGCCGGGGCTGGGTGGAGACCGGATACCAGGGCCAGTTCCCGGAGTTCGCGTCGAAGCTGGCGGGGCAGTACGAGGTGGTCAGCATGTACCACTACCTGGAGCACACGCGGGACCCGCTGGCCGAGCTGGACGCGGCGGCCGCGGTGCTCGCGCCCGGCGGGTACCTGGCCATCGAGCTGCCGGATCCGCAGTCGCGGATGGCCGGGCTGCTCGGCCCCGCATGGCTGCCGTGGTTCCAGCCGCAGCACCAGCACCTGATCCCGGCCGCGAACCTGCGGGAGGCCCTGACCGACCGGGGTCTGACCGTCCTGGCCGAGCAGCACGGCCCGGCCCACCAGGGCAACGACTTCTTCGGCGCGGTCGCGCTCACCGCGACCCGGCTCGCCCCGGACCCCGACCGGCCGTGGGGACCGCCGCCCACCCCGGCCGGCCGGGCCCGCGCCGCCGCCGTCCGGGTGGCCTCGCTCCCCTTCTTCGCGGCAGCAGCAGCGCTCGACGCCCTGCGCACCGCGGCCGCCCACCACACGGACGGCGGTAACGCCTACCGCCTCCTGGCCCGCAAGGACACCCGATGA